A genomic window from Actinacidiphila yeochonensis CN732 includes:
- a CDS encoding helix-turn-helix domain-containing protein, with protein sequence MTTPSPKPPPERLDLPVIETGKKLTGAKREKFAKQVVAAYRTPGRRVTIREICEATGRSYGAIHSVLSEAGATRRGPRTGGAAGQVKS encoded by the coding sequence GTGACGACACCGAGCCCGAAGCCACCCCCTGAGCGCCTCGACCTGCCCGTCATCGAGACGGGCAAGAAGCTGACCGGCGCCAAACGGGAGAAGTTCGCGAAGCAGGTGGTAGCCGCCTACCGCACCCCCGGTCGCCGGGTCACCATCCGCGAGATCTGCGAGGCGACGGGGCGTTCCTACGGCGCCATCCACTCCGTCCTGAGCGAGGCCGGAGCCACCAGGCGCGGGCCCCGCACCGGCGGTGCGGCAGGGCAGGTGAAATCGTGA
- a CDS encoding recombinase family protein, with protein sequence MNAATALPRPRSAQSHLGALRRTQLETVLRDIAGEPRFALYVLVGPRQDPAPRLAAAQALATRHGWTVADRTFDLTGPTHPATRPQLARLLGAARRREIHGILAASQIDISDDDREYAAMLAQIRDAGAALALAREENVL encoded by the coding sequence ATGAACGCCGCAACGGCGCTCCCGCGTCCCCGTTCGGCGCAGTCGCACCTGGGCGCGCTGCGACGCACGCAGTTGGAGACGGTCCTGCGGGATATCGCGGGCGAGCCGCGGTTTGCGCTCTACGTCCTGGTCGGCCCCCGGCAGGATCCCGCACCCCGTCTTGCCGCCGCACAGGCCCTCGCGACACGGCACGGCTGGACGGTCGCGGACCGCACCTTCGACCTCACGGGGCCGACCCACCCGGCCACGAGACCGCAGCTCGCCCGGCTGCTCGGCGCGGCCCGGCGACGGGAGATCCACGGCATCCTCGCCGCCTCCCAAATCGACATCAGCGACGACGACAGGGAGTACGCCGCAATGCTCGCCCAGATCCGGGACGCGGGCGCCGCGCTCGCCCTCGCGCGCGAGGAGAACGTGCTGTGA
- a CDS encoding glycoside hydrolase family 15 protein → MSQRIEDYALIGDLHTAALISRTGSLDWSCFPRFDSAAAFAAILGDETHGSWQLGPLGDGTPPAPATRRRYVGDTLALESTWVTSGGTLRITDFMPPSEDQTHTPHVVRIVEAVSGRVTVRSRLRPRFDYGLVRPRIVPVGERHVLVAGPDALWLDTPAPTAVFDGVLCSDFTVSEGDRVTFTLTYRDSHQAPPAVISPEGALARTLAYWEQWAAQCTYHGAYREAVMRSLITLKALTYAPTGGIVAAPTTSLPEDIGGSRNWDYRYCWLRDAAITLSSLLRTGYREEARDWAAWLLRAVAGDPNRLQIMYGITGKRRLPESELAHLPGHLDSRPVRIGNEAAHQLQLDVYGEVTDALDRARQAGLGVDETAADLQIALVEWLEQHWHEPDEGIWEVRGPRRHFVHSKVMAWAAVDRTVKLIESGAAHGPLERWRGLREAIHRDVCAKGYDPKRNTFTQSYGSAELDASLLLIPQMGFLPPDDKRVIGTIEAVQRELATPDGFVLRYPTAGDDEGVDGLEGDEGAFLACSFWLADDLAMIGRIDEARELFERLLALRNDVGLLAEEWDGRRKEQVGNFPQAFSHVALIDTATALERAAAAVPSPRADGARALNPAGRNR, encoded by the coding sequence ATGTCTCAGCGTATCGAGGACTACGCCCTCATCGGCGACCTCCACACCGCCGCCCTCATCAGCAGGACCGGCTCCCTGGACTGGAGCTGCTTCCCGCGCTTCGACTCCGCTGCCGCGTTCGCCGCGATCCTGGGAGACGAGACGCACGGCTCGTGGCAGCTCGGCCCACTCGGCGACGGAACCCCGCCCGCACCGGCGACCCGCCGCCGCTACGTCGGCGACACCCTCGCCCTGGAGTCGACCTGGGTCACCTCCGGCGGCACCCTGCGGATCACCGACTTCATGCCCCCGTCCGAGGACCAGACCCACACCCCGCACGTCGTTCGGATCGTCGAAGCCGTCAGCGGCCGGGTCACCGTCCGCTCCCGGCTGCGCCCCCGGTTCGACTACGGCCTCGTCCGCCCCCGGATCGTGCCCGTTGGCGAGCGCCACGTGCTGGTCGCCGGCCCGGACGCGCTGTGGCTCGACACTCCGGCACCCACCGCTGTATTCGACGGCGTCCTGTGCTCGGACTTCACCGTGTCCGAGGGCGACCGTGTCACCTTCACCCTCACCTACCGCGACTCCCACCAGGCGCCCCCCGCCGTCATCTCCCCCGAGGGCGCCCTGGCCAGGACACTCGCCTACTGGGAGCAGTGGGCGGCGCAGTGCACCTACCACGGCGCGTACCGCGAGGCGGTGATGCGCTCCTTGATCACCCTCAAGGCGCTGACCTACGCGCCCACCGGCGGGATCGTCGCGGCACCGACGACATCGCTGCCCGAGGACATCGGCGGCTCCCGCAACTGGGACTACCGCTACTGCTGGCTGCGGGACGCGGCGATCACCCTGTCCTCCCTGCTGCGTACCGGCTACCGGGAGGAGGCCCGCGACTGGGCCGCGTGGCTGCTGCGCGCCGTCGCGGGCGATCCCAACAGGCTGCAGATCATGTACGGGATCACCGGAAAGCGGCGCCTGCCGGAATCCGAACTCGCCCACCTGCCAGGCCACTTGGATTCCCGGCCCGTCCGCATCGGCAACGAGGCCGCCCACCAGCTGCAACTGGACGTGTACGGCGAGGTCACCGACGCCCTCGACCGGGCCCGGCAGGCCGGCCTCGGGGTGGACGAGACGGCCGCCGACCTCCAGATCGCTCTGGTCGAGTGGCTGGAGCAGCACTGGCACGAGCCGGACGAGGGGATCTGGGAGGTCCGCGGGCCGCGCCGGCACTTCGTGCACTCCAAGGTGATGGCGTGGGCCGCCGTCGACCGCACGGTCAAGCTGATCGAGTCCGGAGCGGCGCACGGCCCGCTGGAGCGGTGGCGCGGCCTGCGCGAGGCCATCCACCGCGACGTGTGTGCGAAGGGATACGACCCGAAGCGGAACACCTTCACGCAGTCGTACGGCTCCGCCGAACTGGACGCCTCACTTCTGCTGATCCCGCAGATGGGCTTCCTCCCGCCCGACGACAAGCGCGTGATCGGCACGATCGAGGCGGTCCAGCGGGAGCTGGCGACCCCGGACGGCTTCGTCCTGCGTTACCCGACGGCAGGGGATGACGAAGGCGTGGACGGCCTGGAGGGCGATGAGGGCGCGTTCCTCGCGTGCTCGTTCTGGCTCGCCGACGACCTGGCGATGATCGGCCGGATCGACGAGGCCCGGGAGCTCTTCGAGAGGCTGCTGGCGCTGCGCAACGACGTCGGGCTCCTCGCCGAGGAATGGGACGGCCGCCGCAAGGAGCAGGTCGGGAACTTCCCGCAGGCCTTCTCCCACGTCGCGCTCATCGACACGGCCACCGCCCTGGAACGCGCCGCGGCCGCCGTCCCCTCCCCGCGCGCCGACGGCGCCCGCGCGCTGAACCCCGCGGGGAGGAACCGGTGA
- a CDS encoding lantibiotic dehydratase — MSSRSAFTAQRGFMVRSVLLHRLPIPPAPDLTGRAPSGTKSWRPWLLETWSIPQVAAAVRYASPDLARDLDNLAARSEDPEGLGRLVLSLLSYVLRLSYRVTPFGLFAGIAEGRFGNATDARWGEDHHLLTRADGQWLAAVVAQLEALPQVRKGLRVTANNILRVRGERLVLPWQQRALDATGTAVEEVSVLRTPAVEDAVRLTTTALPYRDVADKLAAGHPELGPRGAEELLDLLIERRMLLTSLQPSGTVIDGLAHVVRELERAAVAPDGPGAELVSTLPQIHAQIRDLNPRPATAPQEADRRRVAVAERMRQVVDEASPLAVDARLDAELTLPRVVAWEVEEAAGVLARVTPEPRGTSAWVRYRDRFRAWYGDETPVPLLDLLDPHTGLGLPEDYHGTERAPQPQTGRRDDLLTALAQRAVTQGQDLVLDEALIEQLAGDRPPGAADAPAHLELAGSLHASSTGALDAGDFTFQVRRVGRGWGHFSGGRLAAVLADQDAPSDLLGMLGRRPTTVRGALPAQLSFPSLRPQAIHITHTPRLNAPLISLSEFREGDPDVIVLGDLAVLCHQGRLHLVSLSRGQVIEAAIPHPLQLECQTPGIARFLDELQRGQSSRLIGSIGDLAAWDWGTARHLAARPRVRVGRTILAPATWRLAHTGLPGPDAPSNVWEEAFAGLRAHWRLPRHVYLEHFDTPLRLDLKQPAHRVLLRSHLERPRTIGQLTLIEAEPADAYGWCGGRPHEIVTYLSSTAPRRPAPDVRRAPVTGRGQVHLPGASPYLSVRLVCQPQVRHALFVDHLPQLAAELPDAIWWITPRDEDEVVHTELTVRLGDPTQATDAMRALGGWAGHLVETGVISDMAFVPYRPHSGVWGGHQVLVAAEEVWAADSAVLAHQHARQHDLPPRPVLAAANLVAIAAGLCQDVTGGMRWLSAQPKPRSTAQLPKALLQQARDLILPGDWAALRRTTAGRVLVEEHWAARRKALDQQRAALEASQRADVDTVLRVLLTAHLHLADEALDGTAWRLARAIALARTKPRRPAT; from the coding sequence ATGAGCTCCCGATCCGCCTTTACCGCCCAGCGCGGCTTCATGGTGCGCTCCGTGCTCCTCCACCGCCTGCCGATCCCGCCGGCACCGGACTTGACTGGTCGCGCGCCCTCCGGGACGAAGTCCTGGCGTCCCTGGCTGCTCGAGACCTGGAGCATCCCGCAGGTCGCCGCAGCTGTCCGGTACGCGAGCCCCGACCTCGCCCGCGACCTGGACAACCTCGCAGCGCGTTCCGAGGACCCAGAAGGGCTGGGACGGCTGGTGCTGTCCCTGCTCAGCTACGTCCTGCGCCTGTCGTACCGGGTCACACCGTTCGGCCTGTTCGCCGGCATCGCCGAGGGCCGCTTCGGCAACGCGACCGACGCACGGTGGGGCGAGGACCACCACCTCCTCACCCGCGCGGACGGGCAGTGGCTCGCGGCCGTGGTGGCGCAGCTCGAAGCACTGCCCCAGGTACGCAAGGGGCTGCGGGTCACGGCCAACAACATCCTTCGGGTTCGCGGCGAGCGGTTGGTGCTGCCCTGGCAGCAGCGCGCGTTGGACGCGACGGGCACGGCCGTCGAAGAGGTGAGCGTCCTGCGCACGCCGGCGGTCGAGGACGCCGTGCGGCTGACGACCACCGCCCTGCCCTACCGCGACGTGGCCGACAAACTCGCCGCCGGCCATCCCGAGCTCGGTCCACGCGGCGCCGAGGAGCTGCTGGATCTGCTGATCGAGCGGCGGATGCTGCTGACCAGCCTCCAGCCTTCCGGCACCGTCATCGACGGACTCGCCCATGTGGTGCGCGAGTTGGAGCGCGCGGCCGTCGCGCCGGACGGCCCTGGCGCTGAGCTGGTCTCGACGCTCCCGCAGATCCACGCCCAGATCCGCGATCTCAACCCGCGGCCGGCCACAGCCCCGCAGGAAGCAGACCGGCGCCGCGTCGCTGTCGCGGAGCGGATGCGTCAGGTGGTCGACGAGGCTTCACCGCTGGCCGTGGACGCCCGGCTGGACGCCGAGTTGACGCTGCCCCGGGTGGTGGCCTGGGAGGTCGAAGAGGCGGCCGGCGTGCTGGCCCGCGTCACGCCGGAGCCGCGCGGCACCAGCGCCTGGGTCCGCTACCGCGACCGCTTCCGCGCGTGGTACGGCGACGAGACACCGGTACCGCTGCTGGATCTGCTGGACCCGCACACCGGGCTCGGGCTGCCCGAGGACTACCACGGCACCGAGCGGGCCCCCCAGCCGCAAACGGGCCGCCGCGACGATTTGCTGACGGCGCTCGCCCAGCGCGCCGTCACCCAAGGGCAGGACCTCGTCCTGGACGAGGCCCTCATCGAGCAACTCGCCGGAGACCGGCCACCAGGCGCCGCGGACGCGCCCGCCCACCTCGAGCTGGCCGGCTCCCTGCACGCCTCCAGCACGGGCGCCCTGGACGCTGGGGACTTCACCTTCCAGGTGCGGCGCGTCGGCCGCGGCTGGGGACACTTCAGCGGCGGCCGGCTCGCCGCCGTGCTCGCCGACCAGGACGCGCCCAGCGACCTGCTCGGCATGCTGGGCCGCCGGCCGACCACCGTACGAGGAGCGCTGCCCGCGCAACTGTCATTTCCCTCCCTGCGGCCGCAGGCGATCCACATCACGCACACGCCGCGCCTGAACGCGCCGCTGATCTCCTTGTCGGAGTTCCGGGAGGGCGACCCGGACGTCATCGTGCTCGGTGACCTGGCCGTGCTCTGCCACCAAGGGCGTCTGCACCTGGTCTCGCTCTCCCGAGGGCAGGTCATCGAGGCCGCGATCCCGCACCCGCTCCAGCTCGAATGTCAGACCCCGGGGATCGCCCGGTTCCTGGACGAGCTGCAGCGCGGACAGAGCAGCCGGCTGATCGGCAGCATCGGCGACCTCGCAGCCTGGGACTGGGGCACCGCGCGGCACCTGGCCGCCCGGCCCCGCGTTCGGGTGGGACGCACTATCCTCGCCCCGGCCACCTGGCGCCTGGCCCACACCGGCCTTCCTGGCCCGGACGCGCCCTCGAACGTGTGGGAGGAGGCCTTCGCCGGGCTGCGCGCGCACTGGCGCCTGCCCCGCCACGTCTACCTGGAGCACTTCGACACTCCGCTGCGCCTGGACCTGAAGCAGCCGGCCCACCGTGTGCTGCTGCGCTCGCATCTGGAGCGGCCGCGCACCATTGGGCAGCTCACGCTGATCGAGGCCGAGCCGGCAGACGCCTACGGCTGGTGCGGCGGCCGGCCCCACGAGATCGTCACCTACCTGTCCTCCACCGCGCCGCGCCGGCCCGCCCCGGACGTACGGCGGGCGCCGGTGACGGGACGCGGCCAGGTCCACCTGCCCGGCGCCTCGCCGTACCTGTCCGTCCGGCTGGTCTGCCAGCCACAGGTCCGCCACGCCCTGTTCGTCGACCACCTTCCCCAGCTCGCCGCTGAACTCCCCGACGCGATCTGGTGGATCACCCCCCGCGACGAAGACGAGGTCGTGCACACCGAGCTGACCGTCCGCCTTGGCGATCCCACACAGGCCACCGACGCAATGCGTGCCCTCGGCGGATGGGCCGGTCACCTGGTGGAGACCGGAGTGATCAGCGACATGGCGTTCGTGCCGTACCGCCCGCACAGTGGGGTGTGGGGTGGCCATCAGGTCCTGGTGGCCGCGGAAGAGGTCTGGGCGGCCGACTCGGCCGTGCTTGCCCACCAGCACGCCCGCCAGCACGACTTGCCCCCTCGGCCGGTCCTCGCGGCGGCGAACCTCGTCGCCATCGCCGCCGGCCTGTGCCAGGACGTCACCGGCGGGATGCGCTGGCTGTCCGCCCAGCCCAAGCCGCGCTCGACCGCACAGCTCCCCAAGGCGCTGCTCCAGCAGGCGCGCGACCTCATCCTCCCGGGCGACTGGGCCGCGCTGCGCCGCACTACCGCCGGGCGCGTCCTCGTCGAGGAGCACTGGGCGGCCCGGCGCAAGGCCCTGGACCAGCAGCGGGCCGCCCTCGAAGCGTCACAGCGCGCCGACGTGGACACCGTGCTGCGCGTGCTGCTCACCGCACACCTTCACCTGGCGGACGAAGCCCTCGACGGCACCGCCTGGCGGCTGGCCAGAGCAATCGCCCTGGCCCGCACGAAGCCGCGCCGCCCGGCTACCTGA
- a CDS encoding cytochrome P450, with the protein MSALAPSSSLRLFDDRVLADPYPSYGALRCTGAAVHLEEYGVWAIPRHTDVAAILKDPDTFGSDGGIALTALANQEILGGTVLASDGARHIKLRRVLSKQLAPRAMKALTSRITARAERLVDQYTASGRFDAIALSRHMVCDTVMELMGLPDADRDVLLDGAAATFDVFGPHGDRYQQALPLASRMVEMLHEKLIREKVNRESWMGAIFEAVDAGEIDEGDAVPLASAYTAAGIDTTVLGLADCLVQLAQHPQQWQLLRRDPDRWATPAFHESLRREAPIQGFGRLLTQATDVGGVHLDAGEQVWLLYGSAGRDPRQWGDEADVYDIQRPDNHQHLAFGGGPHLCAGIPLAELQARAVLRALAARCSHLTLDGEPVRVLNNLLRGHSAAPIAVELAPSSNSADRSPEACQQGPVT; encoded by the coding sequence ATGTCCGCCCTCGCCCCCTCCAGCTCCCTCCGCCTCTTCGACGACCGCGTCCTGGCCGACCCATACCCCTCGTACGGAGCCCTGCGATGCACCGGCGCCGCCGTGCACCTGGAGGAGTACGGCGTGTGGGCGATACCCCGGCACACCGACGTCGCCGCGATCCTCAAGGACCCCGACACCTTCGGATCCGATGGCGGCATAGCCCTCACAGCCCTCGCCAACCAGGAGATTCTCGGCGGCACGGTGCTCGCCTCCGACGGCGCCCGGCACATCAAGCTCCGCAGAGTGCTGTCCAAACAGCTCGCCCCCCGCGCGATGAAAGCCCTGACCAGCCGGATCACCGCCCGCGCCGAACGCCTGGTGGACCAGTACACGGCCTCCGGCAGGTTCGACGCCATCGCCCTGTCCCGGCACATGGTCTGCGACACGGTGATGGAGCTGATGGGCCTGCCCGACGCCGACCGGGACGTGCTGCTGGACGGCGCCGCGGCGACCTTCGACGTCTTCGGCCCGCACGGCGACCGCTACCAGCAGGCCCTGCCGCTGGCGTCCCGCATGGTCGAGATGCTCCACGAGAAGCTGATCCGCGAGAAGGTCAACCGCGAGTCGTGGATGGGGGCGATCTTCGAGGCCGTCGACGCCGGAGAGATAGACGAAGGCGACGCGGTGCCCCTGGCCTCCGCGTACACCGCCGCCGGGATCGACACCACCGTCTTGGGGCTGGCCGACTGCCTCGTCCAGCTCGCGCAGCACCCCCAGCAGTGGCAGCTCCTGCGCCGCGACCCCGACCGCTGGGCCACGCCCGCCTTCCACGAGTCCTTGCGGCGCGAGGCTCCCATACAAGGGTTCGGCCGTCTGCTGACCCAGGCCACCGATGTCGGCGGCGTCCACCTGGATGCCGGTGAACAGGTGTGGCTGCTGTACGGATCCGCCGGCCGCGATCCCCGCCAGTGGGGAGACGAGGCCGACGTCTACGACATCCAGCGCCCCGACAACCACCAGCACCTTGCCTTCGGCGGCGGACCGCACCTGTGCGCCGGCATCCCGCTGGCAGAGCTCCAGGCCCGCGCCGTCCTGCGCGCCCTGGCCGCCCGCTGCTCCCACCTCACCCTCGACGGCGAACCGGTCCGCGTCCTGAACAACCTGTTGCGCGGCCACAGTGCCGCGCCGATCGCCGTCGAACTCGCCCCCTCTTCCAACAGCGCCGACCGTTCGCCGGAGGCCTGCCAGCAAGGACCCGTGACATGA
- a CDS encoding GTP-binding protein, translated as MPTELSPAPVKVVVAGGFGVGKTTFVGAVSEIEPLNTEAIMTAASLGIDDTGGVETKTTTTVAFDFGRRTVDDIPLYVFGTPGQERFWFMWDAMIRGALGAVVLADTRRLDDCFPSIDFFEARNAPYIVAVNRFDGAPAYSSSDLRAAIDLPTHVPLLQLDARESGSSTLALIKLLEYRLAPPVTA; from the coding sequence GTGCCAACTGAACTGTCTCCCGCACCCGTCAAGGTCGTGGTCGCCGGCGGCTTCGGCGTCGGCAAGACCACGTTCGTCGGCGCGGTGAGCGAGATCGAGCCGCTGAACACCGAAGCGATCATGACCGCGGCCAGTCTCGGCATCGACGACACCGGCGGCGTGGAGACCAAGACCACCACCACGGTGGCCTTCGACTTCGGCCGACGCACCGTCGACGACATCCCGCTGTACGTGTTCGGAACCCCTGGCCAGGAGCGGTTCTGGTTCATGTGGGACGCCATGATCCGCGGCGCCCTGGGCGCCGTCGTCCTCGCCGACACCCGGCGCCTGGACGACTGCTTCCCCAGTATCGACTTTTTCGAAGCCCGCAACGCGCCCTACATCGTCGCCGTCAACCGCTTCGATGGCGCCCCGGCATACAGCAGCAGCGACCTGCGTGCAGCGATAGACCTACCGACCCACGTCCCCCTGCTTCAGCTGGACGCCCGCGAGTCCGGCTCCAGCACTCTCGCGCTGATCAAGCTCCTGGAATACCGGCTCGCCCCGCCCGTCACCGCCTGA
- a CDS encoding DUF742 domain-containing protein: MTTAPGGRRSRPYAGTGGRIQAPSTGLTIDTQIIVSGAYTEQPLSEAHLSALRLCTESPRAVSELAGLLQLPVGVITVLVADLHHLSLVTLQAPADMSKIDNVSYGLITRVLNGLKAQYQEDIKGNRRAN; encoded by the coding sequence GTGACGACGGCGCCAGGTGGCCGCCGGTCCCGTCCGTACGCCGGGACCGGCGGCCGAATCCAGGCCCCGAGCACCGGGCTGACGATCGACACGCAGATCATCGTGAGCGGTGCATACACCGAACAGCCGCTAAGTGAGGCGCACTTGAGCGCTCTGCGGCTGTGCACGGAGTCGCCGAGAGCTGTCTCCGAGCTCGCGGGACTTCTCCAGCTACCGGTGGGCGTCATCACCGTCCTGGTCGCGGACCTGCACCACCTGAGCCTTGTCACCCTCCAGGCCCCGGCAGACATGTCGAAGATCGACAACGTCAGCTACGGCCTCATCACGCGCGTGCTCAACGGGCTCAAAGCCCAATACCAGGAAGACATCAAGGGGAACCGGCGTGCCAACTGA
- a CDS encoding roadblock/LC7 domain-containing protein, producing MNPNPEIQRILDERIAQIPHVLGAVVVTEDGIHRYISGWPAQAFPAQTPQDAAKARQEFGEHLSALASGMSSMAGQQAQKQAGGAVQRIVVEMEGGWCVTSRAGQYCVIALQAKAEANLGALGFAVTDLANGLGDMLDVDRRELVLAQAGQQPR from the coding sequence ATGAACCCGAACCCCGAGATCCAGCGCATCCTCGACGAGCGCATCGCACAGATTCCGCACGTCCTGGGAGCCGTCGTGGTCACCGAGGACGGCATCCACCGCTACATCAGCGGCTGGCCCGCGCAGGCCTTCCCGGCCCAGACGCCGCAGGACGCGGCCAAGGCCCGCCAGGAGTTCGGCGAGCACCTGAGCGCGCTCGCGAGCGGTATGTCGAGCATGGCCGGTCAGCAGGCCCAGAAGCAGGCAGGCGGAGCGGTGCAGCGCATCGTCGTGGAGATGGAGGGCGGCTGGTGCGTCACCAGCCGCGCCGGCCAGTACTGCGTGATCGCTCTTCAGGCGAAGGCGGAGGCCAACCTCGGGGCCCTCGGGTTCGCGGTGACCGACCTGGCCAACGGCCTCGGCGACATGCTGGACGTCGACCGCCGTGAGCTGGTGCTGGCCCAGGCCGGCCAGCAGCCCCGGTGA
- a CDS encoding nitrate- and nitrite sensing domain-containing protein, translating into MGLPVGFGFRSPEDRLALCHPIPEADSDDSTVLTRCPVPAAAPHRRGSRSTPLVPDASTIFVRGLMTPIDRTAHRAPRRTMTVRTRLFVLAFVAIAALLGLVITNAVPAWDQQRSLRNDSTTGRLGGEASLPLFVGAQFERKLTAAYLADPTSAAKKALQEQRAKTDAGLASFRKLSGTELQTDQRHRWEYVEAVYTQLKSLPKVREQVDARTGDPDKATGYYTTLVNKMIAFYQALSAMDDGPLTLETRPLVGLFYASDALAQQDMLITQARDASTMTAAHRVAFAEAYGTQQVMYERWIAPYLPASEKTLYDKITSSKAWGQLQAAQRSVITPPTDDIGKEKIGDPAALARWDAAYGQVSGQIAALNLKRTQGLLAHGFQRADEIRTQVFIQGAVLLAAILAIAGLIVWLIRSISARLRQLRAQTEDGARRLPDVVNRLRRGEPVDAEVEFPEPTREDEFGHVAAALVGAQRTAVLQAANQAADRRGIGAFMSAATERTLGHIGQGLGHLEQVMNRQDVHPSLLEELVRIDGSVTAARRHQEHVGVLAGTIDHGAFYTEPKSLLDIVNDAAVETGSAERVDNQVTDTLYVSPEHVAGVVKVVAALLDNGLGKSNAQVVVRSRMAVHGAALEVEDAGFGMVPGAIEAANKSLTHHDPATFEAMASRKGRLGLFVVARLAGRHHLHVSLRPSPYRGITAIVLIGAAALIRDNHGGAAPQQHPATTPGSLTHPPAQAPTADPQGQLPRRRPTAPAPVPAADPADAHAERQRLHHGEQPFPAATDPHAAGLPQRRRGEHIPAVLRDGGQLPQPQAPATSDPQQVASQWGAFQDSAQQPQYQHPNQ; encoded by the coding sequence ATGGGCTTGCCCGTGGGCTTCGGCTTCCGATCCCCCGAGGACCGGCTGGCACTGTGCCACCCGATCCCGGAGGCCGACAGCGACGACAGCACCGTCCTGACACGGTGCCCCGTCCCGGCTGCCGCGCCGCACAGGCGCGGCAGCCGGTCCACCCCTCTCGTGCCCGACGCTTCGACCATCTTCGTCCGAGGACTCATGACCCCCATAGACCGCACAGCCCACCGAGCACCACGGCGCACCATGACGGTGCGGACCCGCCTGTTCGTGCTGGCGTTCGTCGCCATCGCCGCGCTGCTCGGCCTGGTGATCACCAACGCCGTGCCGGCGTGGGATCAGCAGCGCAGCCTGCGAAACGACTCCACGACCGGTCGGCTGGGCGGCGAGGCGTCGCTGCCGCTCTTCGTCGGGGCACAGTTCGAGCGGAAGTTGACGGCCGCCTACCTGGCCGACCCGACCAGCGCGGCGAAGAAGGCGCTGCAGGAACAGCGGGCGAAGACCGACGCCGGGCTCGCCAGCTTCCGCAAGCTGTCGGGAACCGAGCTCCAGACCGACCAGAGGCACCGCTGGGAGTACGTGGAGGCCGTCTACACCCAGCTCAAGAGCCTTCCGAAGGTCCGCGAGCAGGTCGATGCGCGCACCGGCGATCCGGACAAGGCCACCGGCTACTACACCACTCTCGTCAACAAGATGATCGCCTTCTACCAGGCGCTCAGCGCGATGGACGACGGCCCGCTCACCCTGGAGACCAGGCCCCTGGTCGGCCTGTTCTACGCCTCGGACGCGCTGGCGCAGCAGGACATGCTCATCACGCAGGCCCGCGACGCCAGCACGATGACGGCCGCGCACCGGGTTGCCTTCGCGGAGGCGTACGGCACTCAGCAGGTCATGTACGAGCGGTGGATCGCCCCCTACCTCCCGGCGTCGGAGAAGACGCTCTACGACAAGATCACGTCCAGCAAGGCCTGGGGCCAGCTCCAGGCGGCTCAGCGGTCGGTGATCACTCCGCCGACCGACGACATCGGCAAGGAGAAGATCGGCGATCCGGCCGCGCTCGCGCGCTGGGATGCCGCCTACGGGCAGGTCAGCGGCCAGATCGCGGCCCTGAACCTGAAGCGTACCCAGGGCCTGCTGGCGCACGGCTTCCAACGGGCGGACGAGATCCGGACCCAGGTCTTCATCCAGGGCGCCGTTCTCCTGGCCGCCATCCTCGCGATCGCCGGACTGATCGTGTGGCTGATCCGGTCCATCTCCGCCCGGCTGCGGCAGCTGCGCGCCCAGACAGAGGACGGCGCTCGCCGTCTCCCGGACGTCGTGAACCGGCTGCGGCGCGGCGAACCGGTCGATGCTGAGGTCGAGTTCCCCGAACCGACCCGTGAGGACGAGTTCGGGCACGTCGCCGCCGCGCTCGTCGGCGCGCAGCGCACCGCCGTGCTCCAGGCGGCGAACCAGGCCGCCGACCGCCGAGGGATCGGCGCGTTCATGTCGGCCGCGACCGAGAGGACCCTCGGCCACATCGGCCAGGGCCTCGGTCACCTGGAACAGGTGATGAACCGGCAGGACGTCCACCCCTCCCTGTTGGAAGAACTCGTCCGGATCGACGGCTCCGTCACCGCCGCCCGGCGCCATCAGGAGCACGTCGGCGTGCTGGCCGGCACCATCGACCACGGCGCCTTCTACACCGAGCCGAAGTCGCTGCTCGACATCGTCAACGACGCGGCTGTGGAGACCGGTTCGGCCGAGCGCGTGGACAACCAGGTCACCGACACCCTCTATGTGTCTCCCGAGCACGTCGCCGGAGTGGTGAAGGTGGTGGCCGCTCTCCTCGACAACGGACTGGGCAAGTCGAATGCCCAGGTCGTCGTCCGCAGCCGCATGGCGGTGCACGGCGCCGCACTGGAGGTCGAGGACGCGGGATTCGGCATGGTCCCGGGCGCGATCGAGGCGGCGAACAAGTCGCTGACCCACCACGACCCTGCGACGTTCGAGGCGATGGCCAGCCGCAAGGGCCGGCTCGGACTGTTCGTGGTGGCGCGACTCGCCGGCCGCCACCACCTGCACGTCTCGCTGCGCCCCTCGCCCTACCGCGGCATCACCGCGATCGTGCTGATCGGGGCCGCGGCGCTCATAAGGGACAACCACGGAGGTGCGGCGCCACAGCAACACCCGGCGACGACGCCCGGCTCCCTCACGCACCCGCCGGCGCAGGCCCCGACCGCAGACCCTCAAGGCCAACTGCCCCGTCGACGCCCAACAGCCCCGGCTCCGGTTCCGGCCGCGGATCCGGCCGACGCGCACGCAGAACGGCAGCGGCTCCATCACGGCGAGCAGCCGTTTCCCGCAGCCACCGACCCCCACGCCGCCGGCTTGCCGCAGCGCAGAAGGGGAGAGCACATCCCTGCCGTTCTTCGTGACGGCGGCCAGCTCCCGCAGCCGCAGGCCCCAGCCACGTCCGACCCCCAGCAGGTAGCCAGCCAGTGGGGCGCCTTCCAGGACAGCGCACAGCAGCCCCAATACCAGCACCCGAATCAGTGA